A single region of the Anaerostipes rhamnosivorans genome encodes:
- a CDS encoding ABC transporter ATP-binding protein — protein sequence MDDFIRLEEVRKIYQTGQVITKAVDGINFTINEGEFVVIIGASGAGKTTILNILGGMDTVTSGSVLVDGNDIAKYSKRQLTQYRRNDIGFVFQFYNLVPNLTALENVELALQISKNPLDAEQILSDVGLSERLSNFPAQLSGGEQQRVSIARALAKNPKLLLCDEPTGALDYKTGKSILKLLQDTCRERKKTVIVITHNLAISPIADRVIEIKSGKVHDIRINEEPQSVETIEW from the coding sequence ATGGATGATTTTATTCGATTAGAAGAAGTAAGAAAGATATACCAGACAGGACAGGTCATTACCAAGGCTGTGGATGGAATTAATTTTACCATTAATGAGGGAGAGTTTGTCGTCATCATCGGGGCCAGCGGGGCAGGGAAAACAACGATCCTGAATATTTTGGGAGGTATGGATACCGTCACATCAGGATCAGTTTTGGTGGACGGGAATGATATTGCAAAATATTCAAAAAGACAGCTGACACAATACCGTAGGAACGATATCGGTTTTGTGTTTCAGTTTTATAATCTGGTGCCGAATCTGACGGCACTGGAAAATGTAGAACTGGCTCTTCAAATCAGCAAGAATCCATTGGATGCAGAACAGATTCTTTCCGATGTGGGCCTTTCAGAAAGGCTTTCAAACTTCCCTGCCCAGCTTTCAGGAGGGGAACAGCAGAGAGTATCCATTGCCAGGGCATTGGCCAAGAATCCAAAGCTTTTACTATGTGATGAGCCCACTGGTGCGCTGGACTATAAGACCGGAAAGTCTATACTGAAGCTTTTGCAGGATACCTGTCGTGAGAGAAAGAAAACGGTCATTGTGATCACCCATAATCTGGCTATTTCACCGATTGCAGACCGTGTGATCGAGATTAAAAGCGGAAAAGTACATGATATACGGATCAATGAGGAGCCCCAATCTGTAGAGACGATAGAATGGTAG
- a CDS encoding ABC transporter permease, whose amino-acid sequence MKKALHKDNFMMVRKTLPRFMSIFFIVALGVAFFSGVRVTEPDMKLTADAQFDESRLMDLKVLGTMGITDRDVGAVKEISGVSVAEPSYSVDTICKLNETEKVLKVMAATDQLNQIKVTEGRMPEKNGECLIDSYVVEHSDIKVGDSITLSSGTDDDIGDTLKESTLKVVGVGDSSYYLSRDRGTATIGNGQISGFAVVPKENFKLDVYTDLYLSVKGAAKETAYTDEYDDMVEKVEKKIKDISGERCKARQEEIKNEARKKVKKAENKYKKEKKKADKKLAKAKKKLDNAEDKISSGKKEIKSQEAKISDGKKQIKKGWNSYNDGRKQLAKAEKEIKANEKQLSKAEKQLSQAKEQLKQQMQQAGAMGQIPPEMQKKFEQAGKELDRQQTSLKAARRKLAKGKKQLKANKQKLRNSASLLRKKEKELQSGEQKIKEAKAELNDAEKELEKGKKQYRSSKKKADRKFAKAKKKIMDAKKDIEDIKKPKWYVLDRNKIQSYVEYGGDTERIGAIGEVFPVIFFLVAALVSLTTMTRMVEEQRTQIGILKALGYTGFDVAKKYGMYALLATAGGSIVGVLVGETILPKIIIEAYSMMYTGIGQVKHPFETRFALTASAASVCITFGATMFACYKELREKPAQLMRPEAPKEGKRILLERIGILWKHLNFTWKSTLRNLFRYKKRFFMTVFGIGGCMALLLVGFGLKDSIFAISKNQYQKIMTYDASVTLEEDLSAKKEQEIAFWIQKQHTIPSSTKVHNASVDVEFDGESKSATLAVPENVKEITSYIHFKDRKSGETYELSDNGIILTEKVCSLLGIKEGDTVTLKEGETKKVRAKVEHITENYMRHNVYMSKGLYRKLYGEAPEYNQILLKNKNRSEKLETTLGRELLKQDGAASVSFISDFEKEMNDMLNNLNIVVFVLIISAGLLAFVVLYNLNNINIAERKAELATIKVLGFYDLETAAYVYRENILLTVIGTAVGAGLGLLLHRYVILTAEVDLIMFGRTIMPVSYLYSVLLTIGFAALINFMMFFQLRKINMVESLKSTE is encoded by the coding sequence ATGAAGAAAGCACTTCATAAAGATAATTTCATGATGGTCCGGAAAACGCTGCCAAGGTTTATGTCGATTTTTTTTATTGTGGCCCTTGGAGTTGCATTTTTTTCCGGAGTGCGGGTCACGGAGCCGGATATGAAGCTCACGGCAGATGCACAGTTTGACGAGAGCAGGCTGATGGATCTTAAGGTCCTGGGCACCATGGGGATCACGGACAGGGATGTAGGCGCGGTCAAAGAAATCTCCGGGGTTTCTGTGGCGGAGCCTAGTTATTCTGTGGATACGATCTGTAAGCTCAATGAGACAGAGAAGGTCTTAAAGGTTATGGCGGCCACAGACCAGCTCAACCAAATCAAAGTCACAGAAGGCCGGATGCCGGAGAAAAATGGAGAGTGTTTGATTGATTCATACGTTGTAGAACACTCCGATATCAAAGTGGGAGATTCGATCACCCTGTCCTCCGGGACGGATGATGATATTGGGGACACGTTAAAAGAATCAACCCTCAAAGTTGTCGGGGTCGGGGATTCATCCTATTATCTGTCCAGAGACAGGGGAACGGCAACCATCGGAAATGGGCAGATCAGCGGTTTTGCCGTGGTGCCAAAGGAGAACTTCAAGCTGGATGTGTATACGGATTTATACCTGTCCGTAAAAGGTGCAGCAAAGGAAACGGCCTATACTGACGAGTATGACGATATGGTTGAGAAAGTAGAAAAAAAGATCAAAGATATTTCCGGGGAACGCTGTAAGGCCAGACAAGAAGAGATCAAAAATGAAGCCAGGAAGAAAGTTAAAAAGGCTGAGAATAAATATAAAAAGGAGAAGAAAAAAGCAGATAAAAAGCTTGCCAAGGCGAAGAAAAAGCTTGACAATGCCGAAGATAAAATAAGTTCGGGAAAAAAAGAGATAAAGTCCCAGGAAGCTAAAATTTCCGACGGTAAAAAGCAGATTAAAAAGGGATGGAACAGCTATAACGACGGCAGAAAACAGCTTGCCAAGGCTGAGAAAGAGATCAAGGCAAATGAGAAACAGCTTTCTAAAGCAGAAAAACAACTCTCACAGGCAAAAGAGCAGTTAAAACAACAGATGCAGCAGGCGGGGGCCATGGGGCAGATCCCGCCGGAGATGCAGAAGAAGTTTGAACAGGCCGGGAAGGAACTGGATAGACAGCAAACTTCTTTAAAGGCGGCTAGAAGAAAGCTTGCGAAGGGCAAAAAACAGTTAAAGGCCAATAAGCAGAAGCTGAGAAACTCTGCCTCACTGCTTAGGAAAAAGGAAAAAGAACTCCAGAGTGGAGAACAAAAGATCAAAGAGGCAAAGGCTGAGCTTAATGACGCTGAAAAAGAACTTGAAAAGGGGAAGAAACAGTACCGTTCCTCCAAGAAAAAAGCGGACCGGAAGTTTGCCAAGGCCAAAAAGAAGATAATGGATGCGAAAAAGGATATCGAGGACATTAAAAAGCCCAAATGGTATGTGCTGGACCGGAACAAAATCCAGTCGTATGTAGAATATGGAGGTGACACCGAAAGGATCGGTGCTATCGGAGAAGTATTTCCGGTGATTTTCTTTCTCGTGGCGGCTCTTGTGAGCCTTACGACCATGACCAGAATGGTGGAGGAGCAGAGAACCCAGATCGGTATTTTAAAGGCTCTTGGATATACAGGCTTTGATGTGGCGAAGAAATATGGGATGTATGCCCTTCTGGCTACAGCAGGAGGAAGTATTGTAGGGGTGCTTGTGGGAGAGACGATCCTGCCCAAGATCATCATTGAGGCCTACTCCATGATGTATACGGGGATTGGACAGGTTAAGCATCCGTTTGAGACACGGTTTGCATTGACAGCGTCCGCGGCCTCTGTCTGTATCACGTTTGGCGCAACTATGTTTGCCTGTTATAAGGAGCTCAGGGAAAAACCAGCCCAGCTGATGCGGCCGGAAGCCCCGAAAGAGGGCAAAAGGATCCTGCTGGAGCGGATCGGTATTCTGTGGAAGCATCTGAATTTTACATGGAAGTCGACTTTGAGGAATCTGTTCCGGTATAAAAAACGGTTTTTCATGACTGTTTTTGGGATCGGAGGATGTATGGCGCTGCTGCTTGTGGGATTTGGTCTGAAAGATTCTATTTTTGCCATTTCCAAGAACCAGTATCAGAAGATCATGACGTATGATGCGTCCGTCACTCTGGAAGAGGACCTTTCAGCAAAAAAAGAGCAGGAAATTGCATTCTGGATACAAAAACAGCATACAATACCAAGCAGCACAAAAGTTCACAATGCTTCTGTGGATGTGGAATTTGACGGGGAAAGCAAGTCAGCGACGCTGGCTGTGCCGGAAAATGTCAAGGAAATAACGTCCTACATTCATTTCAAAGACCGCAAATCCGGGGAGACTTATGAGCTCTCAGACAATGGTATTATTCTGACAGAGAAAGTCTGCAGCCTTCTGGGTATCAAAGAAGGGGATACTGTGACCCTCAAGGAGGGAGAGACAAAAAAAGTCAGGGCAAAAGTCGAACACATCACAGAAAATTATATGCGCCATAATGTTTATATGTCAAAGGGCCTGTACCGGAAGCTTTACGGCGAGGCGCCGGAGTATAACCAGATTCTGTTAAAAAATAAAAACAGGTCAGAGAAGCTGGAGACCACACTTGGCAGGGAACTGCTGAAACAGGATGGGGCCGCATCGGTTTCCTTTATCTCCGATTTTGAAAAAGAGATGAACGATATGCTGAATAATCTGAACATTGTTGTATTTGTCTTAATTATTTCTGCCGGACTGCTGGCTTTTGTAGTATTATATAACTTGAACAACATAAATATCGCGGAGAGGAAAGCAGAACTTGCCACCATCAAGGTACTTGGATTTTATGATCTGGAGACCGCAGCCTATGTCTATCGGGAAAATATTTTGTTAACCGTCATCGGGACAGCTGTGGGAGCGGGATTGGGCCTGCTTCTCCACCGGTATGTGATACTGACGGCGGAGGTGGATCTGATCATGTTCGGAAGAACGATCATGCCGGTCAGTTATCTGTACAGTGTCCTGCTGACCATTGGCTTTGCGGCACTGATTAATTTTATGATGTTTTTCCAGCTTCGGAAAATCAACATGGTAGAATCTTTAAAGAGCACAGAATGA
- a CDS encoding alpha-amylase family glycosyl hydrolase: MKELTMKDLIFYHIFPLGAFVDDETEHGILEVKEWIPHIKGMGANAIYFSPVFESSSHGYDTKDYKVIDHRLGTNEDFKEVCQAFHEQGIKVVLDGVFNHVGREFWAFQDVLEKKQESEYKDWFYINFDGNSNYGDGFWYEGWEGHFELVKLNLDHEAVRNHLLEAVALWMDEFEIDGIRLDVAYMLNRTFMKCLVDFARDKNPEMVFIGEMLHGDYSTLVNHHMLDSATNYECYKGLYSSFNTHNMHEIGYSLNRQFGPDPWALYQGLPLYSFVDNHDVMRIATQLSEEKHLPLIYALMFAMPGVPSVYYGSEWGIEGFKEPDSDDALRPRVKAEDLEEGDLYDYISELAKVRDAHEALKSGGYREIRTEQDIIAFERETGEERLILALNAGPDDYMLHFDARAGKGTDLLTGEDVDFGGGLLIPPYQAVIIKPEC; this comes from the coding sequence ATGAAAGAATTAACTATGAAGGACCTGATTTTTTATCACATTTTTCCGCTTGGAGCTTTTGTGGATGATGAAACGGAACATGGTATCCTGGAAGTAAAGGAATGGATTCCCCACATCAAGGGTATGGGAGCAAACGCCATTTATTTTTCACCGGTATTTGAGTCCAGCAGCCATGGATATGATACCAAAGATTATAAAGTGATCGATCACAGGCTTGGAACTAACGAGGACTTTAAAGAAGTGTGCCAGGCTTTCCATGAGCAGGGCATCAAAGTTGTCCTGGATGGTGTGTTCAACCATGTGGGCAGAGAGTTCTGGGCATTCCAGGATGTCTTAGAAAAGAAGCAGGAATCAGAATATAAAGACTGGTTTTACATTAACTTTGACGGGAACAGCAATTACGGCGATGGATTCTGGTATGAGGGATGGGAAGGCCATTTTGAGCTGGTAAAATTAAATCTGGATCATGAGGCTGTGAGAAACCACCTTTTGGAAGCCGTGGCCCTGTGGATGGATGAGTTTGAAATTGATGGGATCCGCCTGGATGTGGCCTACATGCTGAACCGGACCTTTATGAAATGTCTGGTGGACTTCGCCAGGGATAAGAATCCGGAGATGGTTTTCATCGGAGAAATGCTTCACGGGGATTACAGCACTCTGGTGAACCATCACATGCTGGATTCCGCTACCAATTATGAGTGCTATAAAGGCCTGTATTCTAGTTTTAATACCCACAACATGCATGAGATCGGATATTCACTGAACCGTCAGTTTGGACCAGATCCATGGGCACTGTACCAGGGACTTCCGCTGTACAGCTTTGTAGATAACCATGATGTGATGAGGATCGCCACCCAGCTTTCAGAAGAAAAGCATCTTCCGCTGATCTATGCGCTGATGTTTGCCATGCCTGGAGTTCCGTCTGTCTACTATGGCAGTGAATGGGGGATCGAGGGCTTCAAGGAGCCGGACAGTGACGACGCGCTGCGCCCGAGAGTAAAAGCAGAAGATCTGGAAGAAGGAGATCTCTATGATTATATTTCGGAACTTGCAAAGGTAAGGGACGCACATGAGGCATTAAAAAGCGGCGGTTACCGTGAGATCCGTACAGAACAGGATATCATCGCATTTGAGAGAGAAACCGGAGAAGAGAGACTCATTTTGGCGTTAAATGCGGGACCTGACGATTATATGCTGCATTTTGACGCAAGAGCGGGAAAAGGGACAGACCTTTTGACCGGAGAAGATGTGGATTTTGGGGGAGGACTTCTGATTCCACCGTATCAGGCTGTGATAATTAAACCAGAGTGTTAG
- the rny gene encoding ribonuclease Y, producing the protein MVAPISVLVANQRSRKAMEVTIGNAESKARDIIDEAIKAADAKKREASLEIKEETIKARHDFEKETKERRGELQKYEKRVLNKEETVDKKADLLERREQSLTAKEKNFEADKAKVQELKSKHLQELERISGLTSDQAKEQLLSAVKEDVKHETAMLVKEMESRAKEDARKRAKEYVVTAIQKCAVDHVAETTISLVQLPNDEMKGRIIGREGRNIRALENMTGVELIIDDTPEAVVLSSFNPVRREIARIALEKLIVDGRIHPARIEEMVEKATKEVETKMREDGEAATLELGVHGIHPELVRLLGKMKYRTSYGQNALKHSMEVAQLSGLLASEIGVDVRMAKRAGLLHDIGKAIDHEVEGSHVELGVNLCKKYKEHPIVINAVESHHGDAEPETLIACLVQAADAISAARPGARSETLESYTTRLKQLEEIADSFQGVDKTFAIQAGREIRVMVVPEQISDDDMILLARDISKQVEDNLDYPGQIKVNIIRESRVVDYAK; encoded by the coding sequence ATTGTAGCGCCAATTTCCGTCCTTGTTGCCAATCAAAGAAGCAGGAAGGCCATGGAAGTAACCATTGGAAACGCTGAGAGCAAAGCCAGAGATATTATAGATGAAGCCATCAAAGCAGCAGATGCTAAGAAGCGGGAAGCTTCACTTGAAATCAAGGAAGAAACTATAAAAGCGAGACATGACTTTGAAAAAGAAACAAAGGAACGCAGGGGTGAACTGCAGAAGTACGAAAAGCGCGTTCTCAACAAGGAAGAAACGGTTGACAAGAAGGCAGATTTGCTGGAGCGCAGAGAACAGTCTCTGACTGCCAAGGAGAAGAATTTTGAGGCAGACAAGGCAAAAGTGCAGGAGCTCAAGTCCAAACACTTACAGGAATTAGAAAGAATTTCTGGGCTGACCTCTGATCAAGCAAAAGAACAACTATTATCAGCAGTTAAGGAAGACGTAAAGCACGAGACAGCAATGCTCGTAAAAGAGATGGAATCCAGAGCCAAGGAAGACGCCAGAAAGAGAGCCAAGGAATATGTGGTCACAGCCATTCAGAAGTGTGCGGTGGATCATGTAGCCGAGACAACGATCTCCCTTGTGCAGCTTCCCAATGACGAGATGAAGGGCCGTATCATCGGCCGGGAGGGCAGGAATATCCGTGCCCTTGAGAATATGACAGGAGTTGAGTTGATTATTGATGACACTCCGGAAGCAGTCGTATTGTCAAGCTTTAATCCGGTCAGAAGAGAGATCGCAAGGATCGCATTGGAGAAATTGATCGTGGACGGAAGAATTCATCCGGCCAGGATCGAAGAGATGGTAGAGAAAGCCACAAAAGAAGTGGAGACAAAGATGCGGGAAGACGGGGAGGCTGCGACTCTGGAACTTGGAGTCCACGGCATACATCCGGAACTGGTGCGTCTGCTGGGCAAGATGAAGTACCGCACCAGCTACGGCCAGAACGCATTGAAGCATTCCATGGAAGTGGCACAGCTCTCCGGGTTGCTGGCATCTGAGATTGGGGTCGATGTAAGGATGGCGAAGCGTGCGGGACTGCTCCACGACATTGGAAAAGCTATTGACCATGAAGTGGAAGGTTCTCATGTGGAACTTGGGGTGAACCTGTGCAAGAAGTATAAGGAACATCCAATCGTCATCAATGCAGTAGAGTCACATCACGGGGATGCAGAGCCTGAGACGCTGATCGCATGCCTTGTCCAGGCGGCGGATGCTATTTCCGCAGCGAGACCGGGAGCGAGAAGTGAGACACTGGAAAGCTATACGACTAGACTGAAGCAACTGGAAGAGATCGCAGATTCCTTCCAGGGTGTTGATAAGACTTTTGCGATACAGGCAGGTCGGGAGATTCGTGTAATGGTAGTTCCTGAGCAGATCAGTGACGATGATATGATTTTGCTGGCCAGAGATATATCCAAACAGGTAGAAGACAATTTGGATTATCCGGGACAAATTAAAGTCAACATTATCCGTGAGTCACGGGTTGTGGACTACGCGAAATAA
- a CDS encoding SDR family oxidoreductase: MENWMDLSGKVMVVTGGSQGIGEHVVETLRKNGADVVVADLRNNDKFKDDEHILFVECNVAKKDSVDAMMEQVIKKYGKIDGLLNNAGVSRPRLLVDFYGKRPEYEMTEDDFDFMVNVNQKGVFLCSQAAARFMVKQRSGVIVNMSSEAGMQGSKGQSCYSGTKGAVLSYTMSWAKELGPYNIRVVGVAPSINERTPMNNDTAWEALAYTRGQDMNHISSDYAKVIPMGRPGKLDEVADLICYLMSDRASYISGTTVNISGAKSTR; the protein is encoded by the coding sequence ATGGAAAATTGGATGGACTTAAGTGGAAAAGTAATGGTCGTGACTGGAGGAAGCCAGGGGATCGGAGAGCACGTGGTGGAGACACTCAGAAAGAACGGTGCAGACGTTGTGGTTGCCGATCTGAGAAATAACGACAAGTTTAAAGATGATGAACACATCCTTTTTGTGGAATGCAACGTTGCGAAAAAAGACAGCGTAGATGCGATGATGGAGCAGGTCATAAAAAAATACGGAAAAATCGACGGACTGCTGAACAATGCGGGGGTCAGCCGTCCAAGACTGCTGGTAGATTTCTACGGAAAGCGCCCGGAATATGAGATGACGGAGGATGATTTCGATTTTATGGTCAACGTAAACCAAAAAGGTGTTTTCCTGTGTTCACAGGCGGCTGCCCGCTTCATGGTGAAGCAAAGATCTGGTGTCATCGTCAACATGTCATCTGAGGCTGGAATGCAGGGATCAAAAGGCCAGAGCTGTTATTCCGGCACAAAAGGAGCGGTTCTTTCCTATACCATGTCATGGGCAAAGGAACTGGGGCCTTATAATATCCGTGTAGTCGGAGTGGCACCGTCCATTAATGAGAGAACGCCGATGAACAATGACACGGCATGGGAGGCGCTTGCATACACAAGAGGACAGGATATGAACCATATCTCCTCCGATTATGCAAAAGTGATTCCTATGGGAAGGCCGGGAAAACTTGACGAAGTTGCTGACCTGATCTGTTACTTAATGTCTGACCGCGCAAGCTACATATCCGGAACTACCGTCAACATAAGCGGGGCAAAATCCACACGGTAA
- a CDS encoding PTS mannitol transporter subunit IICBA, translated as MERKAGVLDRIRKFGGHMSGMVMPNLGAFVGWGLLAALFIPTGWMPNEKLNEMVGPILNYLLPLLIGYTAGYNIHGQRGGVIGAFTTMGVIVGSDITMFSGAMIMGPLSSWLLKKFDRAVEGKIKPGFEMLINNFSLGILGFALAILGYLIIGPVVNAIIAFLTAGINFLITRKLIPLLAVFMCPAQVLFLNNAVNHGIISPIAFAQAQEAGKSLMFLLDSNCGPLLGTLCSIAVFGKGKAKETAPMAMFIAGIAGIGEVYFPFVLANPIMIFATMGGLATSLFLLVVLGGGLVGMPSPGSLINIAIMTPKDAAVANVVAITAGFVVALLIGSFILKTVGSPEEEADLAVAGVNMGKKENRPKERSSVRRPSIGGAIRYIIVACDSGMGSSAMGASVLKNRLQKEGYKDITVKNSSASQIDPAADMIITLEGLIERARISVDNEGKEFLAIKNFLKEADYDQAMEVIEERNGKEKGKPILSEDNIVLNVKVKDKEEAIRYAGKILNENGYTSPKYIEHMLEREKRFSVYIGNHLAIPHGIESSDPEIYTSGLSVLQIPEGVDFGDGNTAYVVIGIAGKDGTHLNMLSNIALICAEEENIEKMRYAKNKKEIMELLKNI; from the coding sequence ATGGAAAGAAAAGCAGGGGTACTGGACAGGATCCGTAAATTTGGCGGACACATGAGCGGCATGGTGATGCCGAACCTGGGCGCATTTGTGGGGTGGGGGCTTCTGGCGGCCCTGTTCATCCCCACAGGATGGATGCCGAATGAGAAACTAAATGAGATGGTGGGGCCGATACTGAATTATCTGCTGCCGCTTTTGATTGGATATACGGCAGGCTATAATATCCATGGCCAGAGGGGAGGCGTGATCGGAGCATTTACGACCATGGGTGTCATTGTGGGATCTGACATCACCATGTTCAGTGGAGCTATGATCATGGGACCGCTGTCCTCGTGGCTTTTAAAGAAATTTGACCGGGCAGTGGAGGGTAAGATCAAACCGGGATTTGAAATGCTCATAAATAACTTCAGCCTAGGTATCCTTGGATTCGCACTGGCTATCCTTGGCTATCTGATCATCGGGCCGGTGGTGAATGCAATTATTGCGTTTTTAACAGCAGGAATCAATTTCCTGATCACAAGAAAACTGATCCCTCTGCTGGCAGTGTTCATGTGCCCTGCCCAGGTGCTGTTTTTAAATAACGCTGTAAACCACGGGATTATCTCACCTATCGCATTTGCCCAAGCCCAGGAAGCGGGGAAATCCCTTATGTTTCTGTTGGATTCAAACTGCGGACCGCTGCTGGGAACTCTTTGCTCCATCGCTGTATTCGGAAAAGGAAAAGCGAAGGAGACCGCTCCTATGGCAATGTTCATCGCGGGGATTGCAGGAATCGGAGAAGTTTATTTTCCGTTTGTGCTGGCAAATCCCATCATGATTTTTGCCACCATGGGCGGACTCGCCACATCCTTGTTCCTTTTGGTCGTGTTAGGCGGAGGACTTGTGGGAATGCCGTCTCCGGGCAGTTTGATCAACATTGCGATCATGACACCGAAGGATGCGGCAGTGGCGAATGTGGTGGCGATCACCGCCGGATTTGTCGTGGCACTGCTGATTGGTTCGTTTATTTTAAAGACTGTGGGTTCCCCGGAGGAAGAGGCAGATCTAGCCGTGGCAGGTGTCAACATGGGAAAAAAGGAAAACAGGCCGAAAGAGCGGTCAAGTGTCCGAAGACCCTCTATAGGGGGAGCAATCCGCTATATTATTGTTGCCTGTGATTCCGGGATGGGCTCCAGCGCCATGGGGGCGTCGGTGCTGAAAAACCGGCTGCAGAAGGAAGGATATAAGGACATCACAGTAAAGAATTCATCAGCCAGCCAGATTGACCCTGCGGCAGATATGATTATCACGCTGGAAGGATTGATCGAGAGGGCCAGGATCAGTGTGGACAATGAGGGTAAAGAATTTCTTGCCATCAAAAATTTCCTTAAGGAGGCTGATTATGACCAGGCGATGGAAGTGATTGAGGAGAGAAACGGAAAAGAAAAAGGAAAACCTATCTTATCTGAGGACAACATTGTTTTAAATGTGAAGGTCAAGGATAAAGAGGAGGCGATCCGGTATGCAGGAAAGATCCTCAATGAAAACGGATATACGTCGCCCAAGTATATAGAACACATGCTGGAGAGGGAGAAAAGATTTTCTGTCTATATCGGAAACCATCTGGCGATCCCCCATGGAATCGAATCGTCAGATCCGGAGATCTACACCTCAGGGCTTTCTGTTCTCCAGATTCCGGAAGGAGTTGATTTTGGGGATGGGAATACGGCATACGTTGTCATCGGCATTGCGGGCAAGGATGGAACTCACCTGAATATGTTAAGCAACATTGCTTTGATCTGTGCCGAGGAGGAAAACATAGAAAAGATGAGGTATGCGAAGAATAAAAAAGAGATCATGGAGTTATTAAAGAACATTTAG
- a CDS encoding DeoR/GlpR family DNA-binding transcription regulator encodes MKMLKAERQDKILEILSVEKKIIASELSVRLGVSEDTIRRDIKELDQRGLLKKVHSGAVKNGPLKEDFDVRIDLNQEEKIRLAKKGAELIKAGSVVLIDDGTTNYQLVKQLDQHIRCTIITNSIPIILLLRDYPNVDVITLGGNLYKSSMATLGYEVIKQLDSLHPDLYFMGIYCMSNEVGISHSSMEECQLKQKMLSVSYQTAALVTREKIGSVSNYVICKTGDITYLITDSDQ; translated from the coding sequence ATGAAGATGCTTAAGGCGGAAAGACAGGATAAGATTTTAGAGATTCTGTCCGTGGAAAAGAAAATAATTGCAAGCGAACTGAGTGTGAGACTGGGAGTTTCCGAGGATACGATCCGCAGAGATATCAAAGAACTGGATCAGAGGGGGCTGCTTAAAAAGGTTCACAGCGGGGCAGTCAAAAACGGGCCTTTGAAGGAAGATTTTGACGTGAGGATCGACCTGAACCAGGAGGAGAAAATACGTCTGGCTAAGAAAGGCGCAGAATTGATCAAAGCGGGATCTGTGGTCTTGATTGATGACGGCACGACAAATTATCAGCTGGTCAAGCAGCTGGACCAGCATATCCGTTGCACGATCATTACCAACAGCATTCCGATCATTCTCCTTCTGCGGGATTATCCGAATGTAGACGTGATCACTCTGGGAGGGAACCTCTACAAATCATCCATGGCCACTTTGGGATATGAAGTCATCAAACAGCTGGACTCCCTGCACCCGGACTTATATTTTATGGGGATTTACTGCATGAGCAATGAGGTGGGCATCAGTCATTCCTCCATGGAGGAATGCCAGCTAAAACAGAAAATGCTCTCAGTTTCATACCAGACCGCGGCACTTGTCACAAGGGAAAAGATTGGGTCTGTTTCAAACTATGTGATATGTAAGACGGGAGATATTACCTATCTGATCACAGACTCTGACCAGTAA